The following are from one region of the Primulina eburnea isolate SZY01 chromosome 17, ASM2296580v1, whole genome shotgun sequence genome:
- the LOC140818736 gene encoding pyrroline-5-carboxylate reductase-like isoform X2, translating to MGLSQSVYPSNAKHSSCCWFGDISCAVISLGAMATKNDGEIIGKLFGAIGKVWTADEKLFDAITGLSGSEPAYMYLAIEALADGGVAAGLPRELALGFRNRVADMGKHPGQLKDDVASPGGTSIAGIHELEKASFRGILMNAVVAASKRSRELSQS from the exons ATGGGCTTGTCACAGTCGGTTTATCCGAGTAATGCCAAACACTCCAGCTGCTGTTGGTTTGGCGACATCAG TTGTGCAGTTATAAGCCTTGGTGCCATGGCAACAAAGAATGATGGAGAAATAATTGGGAAGCTGTTTGGAGCAATTGGCAAAGTGTGGACTGCGGATGAGAAACTGTTCGATGCAATCACTGGGCTGAG TGGTAGTGAACCGGCATACATGTATTTAGCAATAGAAGCTTTAGCTGATGGTGGTGTAGCTGCTGGTTTGCCTCGAGAACTGGCACTCG GTTTTAGGAACCGCGTTGCTGACATGGGGAAGCATCCTGGTCAGCTGAAAGATGATGTTGCATCGCCCGGTGGCACATCCATAGCTGGAATTCATGAATTGGAGAAGGCTAGCTTTCGTGGAATTTTGATGAACGCTGTTGTTGCTGCCTCAAAGCGTAGCCGAGAACTTTCCCAGAGCTAG
- the LOC140818736 gene encoding pyrroline-5-carboxylate reductase-like isoform X1, translating into MVLIIDFSSQCFEYSYWSMDIQEWACHSRFIRVMPNTPAAVGLATSVISLGAMATKNDGEIIGKLFGAIGKVWTADEKLFDAITGLSGSEPAYMYLAIEALADGGVAAGLPRELALGFRNRVADMGKHPGQLKDDVASPGGTSIAGIHELEKASFRGILMNAVVAASKRSRELSQS; encoded by the exons ATGGTTCTAATAATTGATTTTAGCTCACAGTGTTTTGAATATTCTTACTGGTCCATGGATATCCAGGAATGGGCTTGTCACAGTCGGTTTATCCGAGTAATGCCAAACACTCCAGCTGCTGTTGGTTTGGCGACATCAG TTATAAGCCTTGGTGCCATGGCAACAAAGAATGATGGAGAAATAATTGGGAAGCTGTTTGGAGCAATTGGCAAAGTGTGGACTGCGGATGAGAAACTGTTCGATGCAATCACTGGGCTGAG TGGTAGTGAACCGGCATACATGTATTTAGCAATAGAAGCTTTAGCTGATGGTGGTGTAGCTGCTGGTTTGCCTCGAGAACTGGCACTCG GTTTTAGGAACCGCGTTGCTGACATGGGGAAGCATCCTGGTCAGCTGAAAGATGATGTTGCATCGCCCGGTGGCACATCCATAGCTGGAATTCATGAATTGGAGAAGGCTAGCTTTCGTGGAATTTTGATGAACGCTGTTGTTGCTGCCTCAAAGCGTAGCCGAGAACTTTCCCAGAGCTAG
- the LOC140818736 gene encoding pyrroline-5-carboxylate reductase-like isoform X3: MPNTPAAVGLATSVISLGAMATKNDGEIIGKLFGAIGKVWTADEKLFDAITGLSGSEPAYMYLAIEALADGGVAAGLPRELALGFRNRVADMGKHPGQLKDDVASPGGTSIAGIHELEKASFRGILMNAVVAASKRSRELSQS; the protein is encoded by the exons ATGCCAAACACTCCAGCTGCTGTTGGTTTGGCGACATCAG TTATAAGCCTTGGTGCCATGGCAACAAAGAATGATGGAGAAATAATTGGGAAGCTGTTTGGAGCAATTGGCAAAGTGTGGACTGCGGATGAGAAACTGTTCGATGCAATCACTGGGCTGAG TGGTAGTGAACCGGCATACATGTATTTAGCAATAGAAGCTTTAGCTGATGGTGGTGTAGCTGCTGGTTTGCCTCGAGAACTGGCACTCG GTTTTAGGAACCGCGTTGCTGACATGGGGAAGCATCCTGGTCAGCTGAAAGATGATGTTGCATCGCCCGGTGGCACATCCATAGCTGGAATTCATGAATTGGAGAAGGCTAGCTTTCGTGGAATTTTGATGAACGCTGTTGTTGCTGCCTCAAAGCGTAGCCGAGAACTTTCCCAGAGCTAG